The genomic segment CTAACGCATGGTTGCATTTTAAGGCATATTCATTAGTGAACACGGGAACGAAATGCACGGCTATCGTAGAGACACTGCAAGGTCGCGCAAAGGCTATAgggaaaaataattttgagCAAAGGATCTTGGGAACGCTTTTTCAAGCTGCCTCTGTGACGCTTTTAGCATAGATAACAATTCTAATATCACGAAATATTTGGAATAAAGTTGCCATTTTTACATGAAATTCGTTAGACTGTTTTCAAAATCTCTGCGAAAATAACCTGTTCTAAGTGGTTTTCTTAATTCATGCGCGTGTTGTGTCATCAATTGTAATTAACGCTAATGCGCTGTCAAAACGCCCCGAGGAGTATATACTTCCTTGACGTGACAACTTTAGTTAAGAAATGTCACATCACGGTAAGTAGTACAAACGTTTGTATCCAGGGTATCGAGAAGAAGCTCGAAATTATTCAAAAGTACTCTGTCAATCAACTATATATACGATGTTGAAGAAATTACACGCGCGAGCACATGTTCacgtaatgtttttttttttttaccagaaaAAAAGATGGAGCACCATAAAATTGTATAACGAAAATTTGCGGGCGAGAGAAAAAACTCTTGAACTCAGTGACTTCGTTTAGCCGGGGCACGTCTCGGCCTAAGAAAAAATTGTCCATGGCGACATATTTATAGTTTGAATTTTTGGTCATGTGGAAATTCGCACGCGCGAAAGTGAAAGTAATTACGACTTAAAGGGGGggtttataataaaaatacaaaaagtgACTTATTTATTATGTTATCTTTTTAGAAGATTTAGCGATTGAAGTTGGAATGGAAACGGTAAGTCTCTTTTGTGGTCTTGTCATTGTTATTCTTATCCGACGATTCAATGGATCCATATATTGATGACTCTTAAGATCaaataaaatcattaaaaaaataatataaattatTAAAACTGTTTGAAGACATGCAGCTTATACTTATGGCTTCTCgcgggtaattttttttaaacaattctTTCAAATTGAAACCCGTTTAGTAGCCCCTTCAAAGCGTGCGATCGATCTGATTTTTGGCGAACATAAGCACAAATGCTTTTATTTTGCAAATCCTGAAATCAAAATTAGTTTTGAAGGTTTGGtataaaatctaaaaaaaaatgtagttgCAAACCGCTCCATTTTGCGTATATGAGGTCAGTGctacttgatgtcttatatgacaAGCGGACAACAGAATCGGAAGAATAAGTTAAAAATCGACACTCGATTTTTTTTGATTCGGTGGTCTGACCCGCGCCTGATTTGTCAACTTTGACCGaaagttttgtttctttttacaGACCGAGAAGGGAGTTGTGTGGTAAGTAGAACTGTTAGTGTACATATATTTTTAGTAACAGCTCTTTACAAGTCGTCTGATTCACCTTAATGGAGCAAAGTATTAGTTTGTCCCTAAACCAAAAATTACTCCTTAGTTTCAAGCCTTTATTGGGTTTCAGCCCGGGTTCACTTGCAGTGCGCTCTTTGGCGGGTGCACAacaagggggggaggggtgctgtCCATCATAGTTAACAAAAGCACTTGTCATTCGGATCTGTGTTCGGTTTTTAGTTCTCCTTAAAGGAGAAATCTGATTTTGAAATAAGAGATctagcttttaaaaaggtccaTATCCATTGAATCAATCCAATGTTATCAACTAAGTCAAAGCTTTGtgaaatataaaaagaaaagaaagaaaagttgAACTCCTTTATCTAAAGATTCTTAGCAAGTATTTTTAAGTTGTCTTCAAAGACAATTTTCGGACCTTGATAGGAACGAGCCACCGGGTGACTTGCCACACGAGGAATGTAAATCGGACGAGAACGAGGGAAAAGAGAACGACAAGTACGATCTAAACCTGAAGAAAAGCGATGACAAGGCAGATCTGAACCTGAAGAAGGACGATGACAAGGCAGATCTGAACCTGAAGAAGGACGATGACAAGGCAGATCTGAACCTGAAGAAGGACGATGACAAGGCAGATCTGAACCTGAAGAAGGACGATGACAAGGCAGATCTGAACCTGAAGAAGGACGATGACAAGGCAGATCTGAACCTGAAGAAGGACGAGGACAAGGCAGATCTGAACCTGAAGAAGGACGATGACAAGGCAAATCTGAACCTGAAGATGTGCGAGGAGGATAAGATCGAAGAAGATAGAGTAGATTCTCCTGACACCGAGGAAGAGAAGAAGGACGAAGATAAGGAAGATGCTTCTGATGGCGAAGAGGTGAGTTATTTGACAATAGTAGTCCAATAAGCAAACGTGCAGACAGGTGCTAAGctaggaggggggagggggaggcgGGGGATTAAGGAGGAGGGGTATTCCCTATGACGAGGACACTTATTAATTTCTGCAGACccatattatttattattatcattccCCTTAAGGTCAATACTATTAATGCAGTTTGTTGttatgatgttgttgttgaagatgatgatgatgatggtggtggtggtggtggtggtggtggtggtggtggtggtggtggtggtggtggtggtggtggtggtggtggtggtggtggtggtgatggtgatgaagataaggatgatgatgatgatgatgatggtggtggtggtggtggtggtggtggtggtggtggtggtggtggtggtggtggtggtggtgatgaagataaggatgatgatgataaggatgatgatgatgatgatgatggtggtggtggtagtggtgatgaagataaggatgatgatgataaggatgatgatgataaggatgatgatgatgatggtggtggtggtggtggtgataaagataaggatgatgatgataaggatgatgatgataaggatgatgatgatggtggtggtggtggtggtggtggtggtggtggtggtggtggtggtggtggtggtggtggtggtggtggtgatgaagataaggatgatgatgataaggatgatggtgatgatgatcgcTCTTCTGTTTTTGTTATCATCTGATAATGTCTttgctattattattgttaagTCGTCGTTTATGCTGCTGTTTGACAAGCTGCgtcttgtttgttttaaaacaaaaatgtattatAGCCGGTTTTGTTATCCTATTGGTGATGTTGCCGTTATTGTTTTGTCTGTTGTTGCTTTTTATCGTTTCGAGTTAtagtattgttgttgttgctggttACCGTATTCATATGGTTCCTGTTGTGTATCGTCGTCTTATTAATGTTGTTAATCTTATTCATAttgttttgtgttgttgttgtgtattATTGTCATATTAACGTTGTAAATCTTATTCAtattgttgtgtgttgttgttgttgtgtatcGTTGCCATGTTAAGGTTGTTTATCGTATTCACATTGTTGTgtatagttgttgttgtttattgtTGTCATGTTAATGTGTTGATCGTATTCATATTGTGGTGAgtccttgttgttgttgccggaatttttattttttttttactcttttcCTCTGGGTGACAGATGGACATCAAGGAAGAGTTGGCTAGGTACGTACATTTAAATTTCGGGAACACGTTAAATTCACTGTATTGATACCTAGTCAAACTCGAGTTTATTCTTTCTCTTATTATTCTAGTATTCTACAAAATCTACGTAGGCTGAAATATACACTAAACGGATCCCCTTTCATTTTATCTAACGAGAAGTATAATGTATACAAATTTCAAGTAAATAAACAATCAAATTCACTGTTAAAATACTATACAAAGAAATTAATCTTAATAGAGAGAATATGTATTTGCTCATAATAAAGACTTGTTCTTCCTTACAAATAGGCTACAGGAGAAATTCCAGCAAGTCTGCAAGGAGAACGTGAGTAAAAGATTGACATGACTCTCTACATCGTTATTTTTAGGTTCTTTTGAACAAGATTAATCATTTTGGTGAtagaaaattaaattaaatgaAATAGGAAAATTTTGAGGAAATATAATTATTACTAACATATGATTTTTTTCCAGGAACTTCTGAACGACACCAGAAAAGCGTAAGTGTTAGTTATTTCCCCTCTGACTTACACGATTACTTCGCTTCGGCTCTCAAGCCAGGGGACTGGGGCTTAATCCATGGTTACGTCAGCTGCTTGATATCTACACGGGAGTGTGTAAATCGGTCCTCACATACTTGTGTTGGGAGACACGCGACACGTATACACTATCTTGCATtcatgattgtaaactgcATGGGACGGAAAATATCTACACACTGACAAGTCACAAGGACACAAGACAGCCCCCGgcggcagggggaggggggaggggggactttCCCGAAAAgaagacgggggtgatcgtcccatcttttagggtataaaatttccaACTGCTATTGATTGTTTCTGGCGATGATAAACTGCTTTTTGCAAATACCGATGAACACTATATTTACTATTGCTTCTCAAGTCAACATGTGGTTTCTCGTGCTGTTTTAGATCTGTGAACGCGTACGCGGACCTTCTTCAGGCTACACGTGCTTCCGAAATGAGCAAGGTGAGCCCGCGAGTTTTACCACCTTGACCAGCGTAATTAATTTAATAatcaaataagcgcctcccccgaataagcgccccgtcTGAAAGTCGAAAAATTGAATATTCGAGTAGATACGGTGCGTCTCCAAAGATATACTTTCGATCAGATCAATCAACggcattgataaaaaaagctgCGCCGGTTGTTTTTAGAATATACTTTATTTTGACAATAATTCATCCATGTCTCTATCTACACTCTTCAAAATGTTAAAACTTGCAGATAGCAGGTGGGGGTGCGCGATCTAAATGAATAATAATAGACGATCCTTTGATAAGAGACCCTCTTTCTGCCGGCCAAAGGG from the Nematostella vectensis chromosome 4, jaNemVect1.1, whole genome shotgun sequence genome contains:
- the LOC125556777 gene encoding cylicin-1-like isoform X2, yielding MSHHDLAIEVGMETTEKGVVWNEPPGDLPHEECKSDENEGKENDKYDLNLKKSDDKADLNLKKDDDKADLNLKKDDDKADLNLKKDDDKADLNLKKDDDKADLNLKKDDDKADLNLKKDEDKADLNLKKDDDKANLNLKMCEEDKIEEDRVDSPDTEEEKKDEDKEDASDGEEMDIKEELARLQEKFQQVCKENELLNDTRKASVNAYADLLQATRASEMSKARDRQVLQDKLKEVESKLAECTSQVADLTAANDKLTRDNTKLVQANLAKDEVIESLHAQLLEATRKKPSRWQRFKRRVRALFG
- the LOC125556777 gene encoding cylicin-1-like isoform X1, whose amino-acid sequence is MSHHEDLAIEVGMETTEKGVVWNEPPGDLPHEECKSDENEGKENDKYDLNLKKSDDKADLNLKKDDDKADLNLKKDDDKADLNLKKDDDKADLNLKKDDDKADLNLKKDDDKADLNLKKDEDKADLNLKKDDDKANLNLKMCEEDKIEEDRVDSPDTEEEKKDEDKEDASDGEEMDIKEELARLQEKFQQVCKENELLNDTRKASVNAYADLLQATRASEMSKARDRQVLQDKLKEVESKLAECTSQVADLTAANDKLTRDNTKLVQANLAKDEVIESLHAQLLEATRKKPSRWQRFKRRVRALFG